A single Eulemur rufifrons isolate Redbay chromosome 9, OSU_ERuf_1, whole genome shotgun sequence DNA region contains:
- the TRPV1 gene encoding transient receptor potential cation channel subfamily V member 1 has translation MKKWGSSDLGKSEDPPQQDSCPDPLVGDPDSKPSPAKLHFSMAKRRTRLFGKGDSEEKSSMDGSYEEGELASCPTITVSPVVIVQRHGDGPTCARQLSQDSVTASAEKTLKLYDRRRIFEAVAQNNCQELESLLLFLQKSKKQLTDSEFKDPETGKTCLLKAMLNLHEGQNDTIPLLLEIARQTDSLKEFVNASYTDSYYKGQTALHIAIERRNMALVTLLVENGADVQAAANGDFFKNTKGRPGFYFGELPLSLAACTNQLAIVKFLLQNSWQPADISARDSGGNTVLHALVEVADNTVDNTKFVTTMYNEILILGAKLHPTLKLEELTNKKGMIPLALAAGSGKIGVLAYILQREIQEPECRHLSRKFTEWAYGPVHSSLYDLSCIDTCEKNSVLEVIAYSSSETPNRHDMLLVEPLNRLLQDKWDRFVKRIFYFNFFAYSLYMIIFTVVAYYRPVDGLPPFQMKNTVEDYFRATGEILSVAGGVYFFFRGIQYFLQRRPSMKALFVDSYSEMFFFIQSLFMLATVVLYFSHRKEYVASMVFSLALGWTNMLYYTRGFQQMGIYAVMIEKMILRDLCRFMFVYVIFLFGFSTAVVTLIEDGKNNSVSTESTSHKLRGHGCRPSDSSYNSLYSTCLELFKFTIGMGDLEFTENYDFKAVFIILLLAYVILTYILLLNMLIALMGETVNKIAQESKNIWKLQRAITILDTEKSFLKCMRKAFRSGKLLQVGYTPDGKDDYRWCFRVDEVNWTTWNTNVGIINEDPGNCEGVKRTLSFSLRPGRASGRNWKNFALVPLLRDASARDRHSAQPEDVHLRQFAGSLKPEDAEVFKNPAASGEK, from the exons ATGAAGAAATGGGGTAGCTCAGACCTGGGGAAGTCTGAGGACCCACCCCAACAAGACTCCTGCCCAGACCCCCTGGTTGGAGACCCTGACTCCAAGCCATCTCCAGCCAAGCTCCACTTCTCCATGGCCAAGCGGCGCACCCGGCTCTTTGGGAAGGGCGACTCGGAGGAGAAGTCCTCCATGGATGGCTCTTATGAGGAAGGCGAGCTGGCCTCCTGCCCGACCATCACGGTCAGCCCGGTTGTCATCGTCCAGAGGCATGGGGATGGCCCCACCTGTGCCAG GCAGCTGTCCCAGGACTCTGTCACTGCCAGCGCTGAGAAGACCCTCAAGCTCTATGACCGCAGGAGGATCTTTGAAGCCGTGGCTCAGAATAACTGCCAGGAGCTGGAGAGCCTGCTCCTCTTCCTGCAGAAGAGCAAGAAGCAGCTCACCGACAGCGAGTTCAAAG ACCCCGAGACAGGGAAGACCTGTCTGCTGAAAGCCATGCTCAACCTGCACGAGGGGCAGAACGACACCATCCCCCTACTGCTGGAGATCGCCCGGCAGACGGACAGCCTGAAGGAGTTTGTCAACGCCAGCTACACGGACAGCTACTACAAGG GCCAGACAGCACTGCACATTGCCATCGAGAGGCGAAACATGGCACTGGTGACCCTCCTGGTGGAGAATGGAGCAGACGTCCAGGCTGCGGCCAATGGAGATTTCTTTAAGAACACCAAAGGGCGGCCTGGCTTCTACTTCG GTGAGCTGCCCCTGTCCCTGGCCGCATGCACCAACCAGCTGGCCATCGTGAAGTTCCTGCTGCAGAACTCCTGGCAGCCAGCTGACATCAGCGCCAGGGACTCGGGGGGCAACACGGTGCTGCATGCACTGGTGGAGGTGGCCGACAACACGGTTGACAACACCAAGTTTGTGACAACCATGTACAACGAGATTCTGATCCTGGGGGCCAAACTCCACCCTACGCTGAAGCTGGAGGAGCTCACCAACAAGAAGGGGATGATTCCGCTGGCCCTGGCCGCCGGCAGCGGGAAGATCGGG GTCTTGGCCTACATTCTCCAGAGGGAGATCCAGGAGCCTGAGTGCAGGCACCTGTCCAGGAAGTTCACCGAGTGGGCCTACGGGCCTGTGCACTCCTCGCTCTACGACCTGTCCTGCATCGACACCTGTGAGAAGAACTCGGTGCTGGAGGTGATCGCCTACAGCAGTAGTGAGACCCCT AATCGCCACGACATGCTCTTGGTGGAGCCGCTGAACCGACTCCTGCAGGACAAGTGGGACAGATTTGTCAAGCGCATCTTCTACTTCAACTTCTTCGCCTACTCCTTGTATATGATCATCTTCACCGTGGTCGCCTACTACAGGCCTGTGGATGGCTTG CCTCCGTTTCAGATGAAAAACACTGTTGAAGACTATTTCCGAGCCACGGGAGAAATCCTGTCTGTGGCAGGGGGAGTCTACTTTTTTTTCCGAGGG ATTCAGTATTTCCTGCAGAGGCGGCCATCCATGAAGGCCTTGTTCGTGGACAGCTACAGCGAGATGTTTTT CTTTATACAGTCACTGTTCATGCTGGCGACTGTGGTGCTGTACTTCAGCCACCGCAAGGAGTATGTGGCTTCCATGGTCTTCTCCCTGGCCTTGGGCTGGACCAACATGCTCTACTACACCCGTGGCTTCCAGCAGATGGGCATCTACGCTGTCATGATTGAGAAG ATGATCCTGAGAGACCTGTGTCGTTTCATGTTTGTCTATGTCATTTTCTTGTTCGGGTTTTCCACAG CGGTGGTGACACTGATTGAGGACGGGAAGAACAACTCCGTGTCGACTGAGTCCACATCGCATAAGTTGCGGGGGCATGGCTGCAGGCCATCGGACAGCTCCTACAACAGCCTGTACTCCACGTGTCTGGAGCTGTTCAAGTTCACCATCGGCATGGGTGATCTGGAGTTCACTGAGAACTACGACTTCAAGGCTGTCTTCATCATCCTGCTACTGGCCTACGTGATCCTCACCTACATCCTCCTGCTCAACATGCTCATCGCCCTCATGGGCGAGACCGTCAACAAGATCGCACAGGAAAGCAAGAACATCTGGAAGTTGCAG AGAGCCATCACCATCCTGGACACGGAGAAGAGCTTCCTGAAGTGCATGCGGAAGGCCTTCCGCTCAGGCAAGCTGCTGCAGGTGGGGTACACACCCGACGGCAAGGACGACTACAGGTGGTGCTTCAG AGTGGATGAGGTGAACTGGACCACCTGGAACACCAATGTGGGGATCATCAACGAAGACCCGGGCAACTGCGAGGGCGTCAAGCGCACCCTGAGCTTCTCCCTGCGGCCAGGTAGAG CTTCAGGGAGAAACTGGAAGAACTTTGCCTTGGTTCCCCTTTTAAGAGACGCAAGTGCCCGAGACAGACACTCTGCTCAGCCTGAGGACGTGCATCTGAGGCAGTTTGCGGGGTCCCTTAAGCCAGAGGATGCCGAGGTCTTCAAGAATCCCGCTGCTTCCGGGGAGAAGTGA